From one Pempheris klunzingeri isolate RE-2024b chromosome 5, fPemKlu1.hap1, whole genome shotgun sequence genomic stretch:
- the malt3 gene encoding mucosa-associated lymphoid tissue lymphoma translocation protein 1: MTGSRPKPCRIMISDIVIVRHPVCVCVPVNHRVTLSVRAEGTGVLNYQWFTEDENEISGGTEADLTIKAKKTQLFVCRVNDHFCNCVFSDWVKVKVLDIDKSGLPAHWQGEPHIAVNPKPQTVRRGTKLSLCCAAFGIPTPHYQWYRNGQPLLDKTGDTLQIDRATAEHRGTYLCSISNVLEERWTEPVDVDIVQTDHLPPAAPTATDKVALLIGNLNYSNHPGLMAPLMDVHELANLLQQLGFRVVSLLDLTREEMLAAIDKFIQLLDRGVYGLFYYAGHGYERAGRNYLVAVDAPQPYRPENCVCVQRVMLNMQQRRTALNVILLDTCRKWYNQDCIPSFIMPLGPSGNTVYGYATCEDAEAFEVQDGGKSSGIFTKYLNAHILQPGKVTHVLEMVSEDLARDPLVKGKQVVEIKHTLKEPRSLADPVCTTGHTRELNRRDASWRRANELPQKRRLMFPSGAEVEVSFSALFSNVLVAFATVKTTGPHTQDCTISLRSIPPMEDIFSGPGRSEEMDSLLFRKSDNPDCTLQLCSVQKLKESLVIKVDLHYTHMNSKMRQTESQQVDIGKPLIASCKLPKRNGATAKKQEGASAQSMGNISNNKPVLQQTMAGPCRPFTRKAECAAKVAVTRSNEPEENDENELQDFSLRH; encoded by the exons ATGACTGGATCCCGCCCCAAACCCTGTCGAATAATGATCAGCG ACATCGTCATCGTGCGtcatcctgtttgtgtgtgtgtgccggtgAACCATAGGGTGACCCTGAGTGTCCGTGCTGAGGGCACAGGTGTCCTCAACTACCAGTGGTTCACTGAGGATGAAAATGAG atATCTGGTGGCACCGAAGCAGACTTGACCATCAAAGCTAAGAAAACTCAGCTCTTTGTGTGCCGAGTGAACGACCACTTTTGCAACTGCGTGTTCAGCGACTGGGTGAAAGTGAAGGTGCTGGATATTGATAAATCAG GTTTACCAGCACACTGGCAGGGTGAGCCACACATTGCCGTCAACCCTAAACCCCAGACAGTCCGACGAGGTACaaaactctctctctgctgcGCTGCCTTTGGCATCCCCACTCCACACTATCAGTGGTACAGAAATGGACAGCCACTGCTGGACAAAACCGGTGACACGCTTCAG ATTGACCGAGCAACAGCCGAACACAGAGGAACATACCTGTGCTCCATATCTAACGTGCTAGAGGAGAGATGGACTGAACCAGTCGATGTTGACATTG TGCAAACTGATCACCTTCCTCCTGCAGCACCCACAG CTACTGATAAAGTTGCCCTACTTATTGGCAACCTGAACTACTCCAACCACCCCGGCTTGATGGCCCCCCTTATGGATGTGCATGAGCTGGCCAATCTCTTACAGCAGCTTGGCTTCAGAGTGGTTTCCCTGCTGGATCTCACCAGGGAGGAGATGCTGGCCGCTATCGACAAGTTCATTCAGCTCCTTGACAGAGGGGTTTATG GCCTTTTCTACTATGCGGGTCATGGTTATGAGCGTGCTGGGAGGAATTACTTGGTAGCTGTTGATGCTCCACAACCATACCGACCtgaaaactgtgtctgtgtacagAGGGTCATGCTTAACATGCAGCAAAGGCGGACTGCACTGAATGTAATCCTACTGGACACCTGTAGAAAATG GTACAACCAGGATTGCATACCTTCATTTATCATGCCGTTGGGACCCAGTGGGAACACTGTTTACGGTTACGCCAC ATGTGAAGATGCTGAGGCTTTTGAAGTCCAAGACGGAGGGAAAAGTAGTGGGATCTTCACTAAGTACTTGAATGCACACATCCTACAGCCGGGAAAGGTCACTCATGTCTTAGAGATGGTGTCTGAGG ATCTGGCCAGGGACCCTCTCGTCAAAGGCAAGCAGGTGGTGGAGATCAAACACACCCTGAAGGAACCTCGATCCCTCGCTGACCCAGTTTGTACCACAGGCCACACAAGGGAACTAAACCGGCGAGATGCCAGCTGGAGACGAGCAAATG AGCTACCACAGAAGAGGCGGCTGATGTTCCCTAGCGGAGCAGAAGTGGAAGTCAGCTTCTCCGCTTTGTTCTCTAATGTCTTGGTGGCTTTTGCCACTGTAAAGACCACAGGTCCCCACACCCAGGACTGCACCATCAGTCTGAGAAGCATacct CCAATGGAAGACATATTTTCGGGCCCAGGCAGGTCGGAGGAGATGGACTCTCTACTATTTAGGAAATCTGATAACCCAGACTGTACTCTACAACTTTGCTCTGTTCAGAAGCTTAAG GAATCTCTGGTCATCAAGGTGGATCTGCACTATACTCACATGAACAGTAAGATGCGCCAGACAGAAAGCCAACAGGTGGACATAGGAAAGCCGCTGATAGCATCTTGTAAACTGCCCAAGAGGAATGGTGCAACTGCCAAGAAACAAGAAGGTGCTTCTGCTCAAAGTATGGgcaacatttcaaacaacaaacCAGTGCTGCAGCAGACTATGGCTGGTCCATGTCGCCCTTTCACCAGAAAGGCAGAGTGTGCTGCTAAAGTTGCAGTTACAAGGAGCAACGAACCTGAGGAGAACGATGAGAATGAACTGCAAGATTTCAGTCTTCGACATTAG